From Gallus gallus isolate bGalGal1 chromosome 14, bGalGal1.mat.broiler.GRCg7b, whole genome shotgun sequence, one genomic window encodes:
- the LFNG gene encoding beta-1,3-N-acetylglucosaminyltransferase lunatic fringe precursor → MLKSCGRKLLLSLVGSMFTCLLVLMVEPPGRPGLARGEAGGAQRALQSLGAARAAGQGAPGLRSFADYFGRLSRARRELPAAPPSPPRPPAEDITPRDVFIAVKTTKKFHKARLELLLDTWISRNRDMTFIFTDGEDEELKKQARNVINTNCSAAHSRQALSCKMAVEYDKFIESGRKWFCHVDDDNYVNVRTLVKLLSSYPHTQDIYIGKPSLDRPIQATERISENKMHPVHFWFATGGAGFCISRGLALKMSPWASGGHFMSTAEKIRLPDDCTIGYIIESVLGVKLIRSNLFHSHLENLHQVPKTEIHKQVTLSYGMFENKRNSIHMKGAFSVEEDPSRFRSVHCLLYPDTPWCPSNVVY, encoded by the exons atgctgaAGAGCTGCGGGAGGAAGCTGCTCCTGTCCCTCGTGGGCTCCATGTTCACCTGCCTGCTGGTGCTCATGGTGGAGCCGCCGGGCAGGCCGGGGCTGGCTCGGGGAGAGGCCGGTGGGGCTCAGCGGGCGCTGCAGAGCCTGGGGGCGGCCCGGGCGGCGGGGCAGGGGGCTCCGGGCCTCCGCAGCTTCGCCGATTACTTCGGGCGGCTGAGCCGGGCACGCCGCGAActgcccgccgccccgccgagCCCCCCGCGGCCGCCAGCCGAGGACATCACCCCCCGCGACGTCTTCATCGCCGTCAAAACCACCAAGAAGTTCCACAAAGCGcggctggagctgctgctcgACACCTGGATCTCCCGCAACCGCGACATG ACCTTCATCTTCACGGATGGGGAGGATGAGGAGCTGAAGAAGCAAGCAC GAAATGTCATCAATACCAACTGCTCGGCTGCACACAGCCGCCAGGCCCTGTCCTGCAAGATGGCTGTGGAGTACGACAAGTTCATCGAGTCTGGGAGAAA GTGGTTCTGCCATGTGGATGATGACAACTACGTGAACGTGAGGACGCTGgtgaagctgctctccagctaTCCCCACACGCAGGACATCTACATCGGGAAGCCCAGCCTGGACAGACCCATCCAGGCCACAGAGAGGATCAGCGAGAACAAGATG CACCCTGTGCATTTCTGGTTTGCCACGGGAGGAGCAGGGTTTTGTATCAGCCGAGGGCTGGCGCTGAAGATGAGCCCTTGGGCCAG TGGGGGTCACTTCATGAGCACCGCGGAGAAGATCCGCCTGCCCGATGACTGCACCATTGGCTACATCATCGAGTCCGTGCTGGGCGTGAAGCTTATCCGCAGCAACCTCTTCCACTCTCACTTGGAGAACCTCCACCAGGTGCCCAAGACAGAGATCCACAAGCAG GTGACACTAAGCTATGGCATGTTTGAAAACAAGCGCAACTCCATCCACATGAAGGGAGCCTTCTCCGTGGAGGAGGACCCATCCAG GTTTCGCTCTGTGCACTGCCTGCTGTACCCCGACACGCCGTGGTGCCCTTCCAACGTGGTGTACTAG